A region from the Rubrivirga sp. SAORIC476 genome encodes:
- a CDS encoding RodZ family helix-turn-helix domain-containing protein, producing MPSGTFEADLRATREARGLSLDDIQQQTRIPVDVLRRFEAGDLVSDPTFNQVYLKAFLQSYAKAVGLSPSTVTGALADQSAGRYAGALHPDYDPASAPPPPAPEPTPEPALGTPDRTDVGPKPPPAVQALRESAPSPAPAARKPLSPSTRNARVSRPSVPSARRSFDKNWTTILGLFGAFVVILALAFYFLIFRDDSPEADTEQVTTADGQQTPIDSVGVGAAASAGPRLQLPIQVTLTAGGDGLQSFRVTADDNSRRPYWIEVGNSEAFQADSLLVLWGEDPNQDFSEATVEFQGMRFTPPSGRPFQIDRANGQQVLDSLSAAPASAPPPAGPAPTVDPSAVE from the coding sequence GTGCCCTCCGGAACGTTCGAAGCCGATCTCCGCGCGACTCGTGAGGCCCGAGGCCTGTCGCTCGACGACATTCAGCAGCAGACCCGCATCCCCGTCGATGTCCTCAGGCGGTTCGAGGCCGGAGATCTCGTGAGCGACCCGACCTTCAATCAGGTCTACCTGAAGGCGTTCTTGCAGTCGTACGCCAAGGCGGTGGGGTTGTCGCCCAGCACCGTGACTGGCGCCCTCGCAGACCAGTCAGCAGGCCGTTACGCTGGGGCGCTCCACCCCGACTACGACCCGGCCTCGGCCCCACCACCCCCTGCCCCGGAGCCCACGCCGGAGCCCGCGTTGGGCACCCCGGACCGCACGGACGTGGGACCGAAGCCTCCTCCCGCAGTCCAGGCGCTTCGCGAATCGGCCCCGAGCCCGGCGCCGGCCGCCCGAAAGCCGCTCAGCCCCTCGACCCGCAACGCCCGCGTCAGCCGCCCGAGCGTTCCGTCCGCGCGTCGCTCGTTCGACAAGAACTGGACGACGATCCTGGGGCTGTTCGGTGCCTTCGTGGTGATTCTCGCGCTGGCGTTCTACTTCCTCATCTTCCGCGACGACTCGCCCGAGGCGGACACCGAGCAGGTGACGACCGCCGACGGCCAGCAGACCCCCATCGACTCGGTCGGCGTCGGCGCCGCGGCCTCGGCGGGGCCGCGCCTCCAGCTTCCGATTCAGGTCACCCTGACCGCCGGCGGCGACGGGTTGCAGTCGTTCCGCGTGACGGCCGACGACAACTCGCGCCGCCCCTACTGGATCGAGGTCGGCAACTCGGAGGCCTTCCAGGCCGACTCGCTCCTCGTCCTCTGGGGGGAGGACCCGAACCAGGACTTCAGCGAGGCGACGGTGGAGTTCCAGGGCATGCGGTTCACGCCGCCGAGCGGGCGGCCCTTCCAGATCGACCGCGCCAACGGCCAGCAGGTGCTCGACTCGCTCTCGGCCGCTCCCGCCTCGGCGCCGCCCCCGGCCGGCCCGGCACCGACGGTGGATCCCTCGGCAGTCGAATAG
- a CDS encoding MerR family transcriptional regulator: MASGIRKLYYSIREVSDMTGLKPHVLRYWESEFEQLRPKKNRAGNRAYTDPDIDLVRRIQRLVHDDKYTLEGARQVLAREADGEEAFEAAVSELSREDLVDLRAFLADVLRAL; this comes from the coding sequence ATGGCCTCCGGGATCCGAAAGCTCTACTACTCCATCCGCGAAGTCAGCGACATGACGGGTCTCAAGCCGCATGTCCTCCGCTACTGGGAGAGCGAGTTCGAACAACTCCGGCCCAAGAAGAACCGGGCGGGCAACCGGGCCTACACCGATCCCGACATCGACCTCGTCCGTCGCATCCAGCGCCTCGTCCACGACGACAAGTACACCCTGGAGGGCGCCCGGCAGGTGCTCGCGCGCGAGGCCGACGGGGAAGAGGCCTTCGAGGCCGCCGTCTCCGAGCTGTCGCGTGAGGACCTCGTGGACCTGCGTGCGTTTTTGGCGGACGTGTTGCGGGCGCTCTGA
- a CDS encoding DMT family transporter: MPRVSLAPEVGLLVVVVVWGINFAIIKLPLEVAPPFTVNLLRFLVSAAVLGTLHVRQARTRGVSPLSTFDAGAGRVIGIGLLGILAYQALFIVGIDRVSAGTGALLIASSPAWTAVTAHTLGHERLLPLGWIGTATSLIGVALVVAGNPGAAFEADGSGVVLMLGSALAWGLYTALSRPLMQRGASALGLTFWGIVVSAPGLLLLAAPQLPTVTWSAFGPAEIGAILFSGGLSTGLAYAIWNESVRTVGASKTAAFSNLVPVVGVLAGIVLRGEQVTLLQILGGLLIVLGVVVVRRRGVAAPAGVPAVT, translated from the coding sequence GTGCCGCGCGTCTCGCTCGCTCCCGAAGTCGGCCTGCTGGTCGTGGTCGTGGTGTGGGGAATCAACTTCGCGATCATCAAGCTACCACTGGAGGTCGCGCCGCCATTCACGGTCAACCTGCTTCGGTTTCTGGTGTCGGCCGCGGTGCTGGGCACGCTGCACGTGCGGCAGGCGCGGACGCGAGGCGTCTCGCCGCTGTCAACGTTCGACGCAGGGGCCGGTCGGGTCATCGGCATCGGCCTGCTCGGCATCCTCGCCTATCAGGCACTGTTCATCGTCGGCATCGACCGGGTGTCGGCGGGCACGGGGGCGCTGCTGATCGCGTCCAGCCCGGCCTGGACGGCGGTGACCGCCCACACGCTGGGCCACGAGCGGCTCCTCCCTCTCGGATGGATCGGCACAGCGACGAGCCTGATCGGCGTCGCGCTGGTGGTGGCGGGCAACCCCGGCGCGGCGTTCGAGGCGGACGGCTCCGGGGTGGTCTTGATGCTGGGGTCCGCGCTGGCGTGGGGCCTCTACACGGCGCTCTCCCGCCCCCTCATGCAGCGAGGCGCCTCCGCGCTCGGGCTCACGTTCTGGGGAATCGTGGTTTCGGCTCCCGGCCTCCTGCTCCTGGCAGCCCCTCAGTTGCCGACCGTGACGTGGTCGGCCTTCGGTCCGGCGGAGATCGGCGCGATCCTCTTCTCGGGCGGGCTGTCGACGGGTCTCGCATACGCCATCTGGAACGAGTCCGTGCGGACCGTGGGTGCGTCGAAGACGGCGGCGTTCTCGAATCTGGTGCCGGTCGTCGGCGTCCTCGCAGGGATCGTGCTGCGCGGGGAGCAGGTGACCCTGCTCCAGATCCTGGGGGGCCTGCTCATCGTGCTGGGCGTGGTGGTGGTGCGGCGTCGCGGCGTCGCGGCTCCGGCAGGGGTCCCCGCCGTGACCTGA
- a CDS encoding sodium:solute symporter produces MLTPLDYVVLALYAVGIVAFGLKAGGRQTTTQDYFLGGRDLPWWAVCFSVVATETSTLTVIGVPAVAYAGPLTFLQLTVGYLIGRVIVATVFLPRYVRGEMQTAYAFLGSRFGDRMRGMASVTFLLTRLLADGVRLFATAIPIQVVARAAGFEVGYPAVILTIGIVTAAYTYVGGLKAVVWMDVVQMGIYVGGALVAVGLLLGSPAAGSFAAATEAGKLQLLDLDWSGWGMLLTSPYALPVAVLGGAVFSMASHGTDQLIVQRILATRSLTDAKKAMVWSGIFVMLQFALFLGVGLLLWIHYGGAPLADLGLTRGDELFPMYILEEMPPGLRGLLLAGIVAAAMSTLSSSLNALAGSTLMDLLERFGTTPRTPAQALSLSRVLTLVWAGVFVGFAMLFTGLDNPVVELGLGIAGFTYGGLLGAFLLGLLSRRATEADAMIAFGVTIVAMVLLIFGLWWSTEIGAWVVDWRPTAEAREALGLRAVAWPLYPVIGSALTIVLGMGLGLRRPGADPAGQRQTSL; encoded by the coding sequence GTGCTGACGCCCCTCGACTACGTCGTTCTCGCACTGTATGCCGTCGGGATTGTCGCCTTCGGCCTGAAGGCGGGAGGGCGGCAGACGACGACGCAGGACTACTTCCTCGGCGGTCGCGACCTGCCATGGTGGGCCGTCTGCTTCTCGGTCGTCGCGACCGAGACGAGCACGCTCACCGTCATCGGGGTGCCCGCCGTCGCGTATGCCGGGCCGCTGACGTTCCTGCAACTCACGGTCGGGTACCTCATCGGACGCGTGATCGTGGCGACGGTCTTCCTGCCTCGGTACGTGCGTGGGGAGATGCAGACTGCGTATGCCTTCCTCGGGAGCCGCTTCGGCGACCGGATGCGAGGCATGGCGTCGGTGACGTTTTTGCTGACGCGCCTGCTGGCGGACGGCGTCCGGCTGTTTGCGACTGCGATCCCCATCCAGGTCGTCGCGCGGGCGGCGGGATTCGAGGTCGGCTACCCGGCCGTAATCCTGACCATCGGCATCGTGACCGCGGCCTACACCTACGTGGGAGGCCTGAAGGCGGTCGTCTGGATGGACGTGGTGCAGATGGGGATCTACGTCGGCGGGGCCCTGGTCGCGGTCGGGCTGCTGCTCGGCTCCCCCGCCGCCGGGTCCTTCGCCGCGGCGACCGAGGCGGGCAAGCTCCAACTCCTCGACCTGGACTGGAGCGGGTGGGGCATGCTGCTCACCTCGCCCTACGCGCTCCCCGTCGCGGTCCTGGGCGGCGCCGTGTTTTCGATGGCGTCGCACGGGACCGATCAGCTCATCGTGCAGCGCATCCTCGCCACGCGGAGCCTCACCGACGCCAAGAAGGCGATGGTGTGGAGCGGCATCTTCGTGATGCTCCAGTTCGCGCTGTTTCTGGGCGTGGGCCTGCTGCTCTGGATCCACTACGGCGGGGCGCCACTCGCGGACCTCGGCCTGACCCGCGGCGACGAACTGTTCCCGATGTACATCCTTGAGGAGATGCCTCCCGGCCTACGCGGTCTGCTCCTCGCGGGCATCGTGGCCGCGGCCATGAGCACCCTCTCGTCCTCGCTGAACGCACTCGCCGGGTCGACGCTGATGGACCTGCTGGAGCGGTTCGGGACCACCCCGCGCACGCCGGCGCAGGCGCTGTCGCTGAGCCGCGTGCTGACGCTCGTGTGGGCGGGCGTGTTCGTCGGCTTCGCGATGCTCTTCACCGGGCTGGACAACCCGGTGGTCGAACTCGGCCTCGGCATCGCGGGCTTCACCTACGGGGGGCTGCTCGGCGCCTTCCTGCTGGGCCTGCTGTCCCGCCGGGCCACCGAGGCGGACGCCATGATCGCGTTCGGGGTCACCATCGTCGCCATGGTGCTTCTCATCTTCGGGCTCTGGTGGAGCACCGAGATCGGCGCCTGGGTCGTGGACTGGCGGCCGACGGCTGAGGCGCGCGAGGCACTCGGGCTCCGCGCCGTCGCGTGGCCCCTGTACCCGGTCATTGGGAGCGCCCTCACCATCGTGCTGGGCATGGGGCTCGGGCTGCGTCGGCCGGGAGCCGATCCGGCCGGGCAGCGTCAGACGAGCCTATGA
- a CDS encoding curli production assembly/transport component CsgF: MRRLFSAALALGLFAVAAPASAQQLVYQPTNPAFGGSPLNYNWLLQSAQLQNQYEDEGGASQNSTINNFADTLQRQILNQLSRELITNRFGDLDLTQPGTFTLGDFQIDITPGLDGVSIRLFNLLTGEETIVSIPNSL, from the coding sequence ATGCGTCGCCTCTTCTCCGCCGCCCTCGCGCTCGGGCTCTTCGCCGTCGCGGCTCCCGCCTCTGCCCAGCAGCTGGTCTACCAGCCGACCAACCCGGCGTTCGGGGGCTCGCCGCTGAACTACAACTGGCTCCTCCAGTCCGCGCAGCTGCAGAACCAGTATGAGGACGAGGGGGGCGCGTCTCAGAACTCGACGATCAACAACTTCGCCGACACGCTCCAGCGCCAGATCCTGAATCAGCTCTCGCGAGAGCTGATCACGAACCGGTTCGGCGACCTCGATCTGACCCAGCCGGGCACGTTCACGCTGGGGGACTTCCAGATCGACATCACTCCGGGTCTCGACGGCGTCTCGATTCGCCTCTTCAACCTGCTTACCGGGGAGGAGACCATCGTGTCCATCCCCAACAGCCTCTAG
- the ligA gene encoding NAD-dependent DNA ligase LigA, which produces MDLVGSALDLLARLDARPPADLAEQEATTLADALRPVVRGLGRAYYTEGESLVGDTQYDRLFHALRTLEELHPSLVTPDSPTHRVGGGPLDAFEKVEHPVALLSLGNAFDGDDLRAWVDRVYKGLDAVLAEDERVAFVAELKIDGLALALTYRDGVLVRAATRGNGRVGENVTTNVRTIRPIPLRLGPDVPDSMEVRGEAYLSRSRFEVLNERLVEAGEKPLANPRNGAVGSLRQLDPTVTAARGLAFFAYGVGPVEGGTLPATQSGVLDWLGSRGLPTGPERAVFEDVDALVAFCESWAGHRDRLDYEIDGVVVKVDRLDYQDVLGQVSTAPRWAIAFKFPAREATTRLLGIDHNVGRTGVIKPLAILEPVQVGGVTVSKATLHNADYITSRDIRVGDDVVVKRAGDVIPAVVGPVGADPDRDRPVYLPPDACPVCGRPLVRPEGEVDLRHLEGGCPAQLRRAVEHFVSRNAMDVDGLGTKGAALLVDVELVTDLPDLFTLQREDLLALEGFKDKKVDNVLAGVEAARHRPLARLLFGLGIRHVGETVARDLVAHHDSLDALAAAAGEDLEAIDGIGPIVAESVVEWFKDEANRRTVEALQAAGVNTRRLPEERVAATLDASAPLAGVTVVLTGTLPTLTRPQAKARVEDAGGKVSGSVSKKTGLVVAGEAAGSKLDKATDLGIPVVDEAGLLAILAGAPVPGADPTAPTAAPEPDASAPATPTMTLPDGETRSLDALGTDDPEQGDLFGS; this is translated from the coding sequence ATGGACCTCGTCGGTTCCGCGCTGGACCTGCTGGCTCGCCTCGACGCTCGCCCTCCCGCCGACCTCGCGGAGCAGGAAGCGACCACCCTCGCCGACGCGCTCCGGCCCGTCGTCCGCGGCCTGGGGCGTGCCTACTACACCGAGGGGGAGAGCCTCGTCGGCGACACGCAGTACGACCGACTCTTCCACGCGCTCCGAACGCTCGAAGAGCTTCACCCGTCACTCGTCACGCCCGACTCGCCGACGCACCGCGTCGGGGGGGGGCCGCTGGACGCATTCGAGAAGGTCGAGCACCCCGTCGCCCTGCTGTCGCTCGGCAACGCCTTCGACGGGGACGACCTCCGGGCGTGGGTCGACCGCGTATACAAAGGGCTCGATGCCGTGCTCGCGGAAGACGAGCGGGTCGCCTTCGTCGCCGAACTCAAGATCGACGGCCTGGCACTCGCGCTGACCTACCGGGACGGTGTGCTCGTCCGCGCTGCGACGCGGGGCAATGGCCGCGTGGGAGAGAACGTCACGACCAACGTGCGGACGATCCGCCCCATCCCTCTGCGGCTGGGTCCGGACGTGCCGGACTCGATGGAGGTCCGCGGCGAGGCGTACCTGAGCCGGTCGCGGTTCGAGGTGCTCAACGAGCGACTCGTCGAGGCCGGGGAGAAGCCGCTCGCCAACCCCCGCAACGGGGCCGTCGGCAGCCTCCGCCAGCTCGACCCGACCGTCACGGCTGCGCGCGGACTGGCGTTTTTCGCCTACGGCGTCGGTCCGGTGGAGGGGGGGACGCTTCCGGCGACCCAGTCGGGCGTTCTCGACTGGCTCGGAAGCCGCGGGCTGCCGACCGGTCCGGAGCGGGCCGTGTTCGAGGACGTCGATGCACTCGTGGCCTTCTGCGAGTCCTGGGCCGGCCACCGCGACCGCCTCGACTACGAGATCGACGGGGTGGTGGTGAAGGTCGACCGGCTCGACTACCAGGACGTCCTGGGGCAGGTCTCGACGGCACCGCGCTGGGCCATCGCCTTCAAGTTTCCCGCTCGCGAGGCCACGACGCGGCTGCTCGGCATCGACCACAACGTCGGCCGGACGGGCGTCATCAAGCCGCTGGCGATCCTGGAGCCCGTCCAGGTCGGGGGCGTCACCGTCTCGAAGGCGACGCTCCATAACGCCGACTACATCACCTCGCGCGACATCCGAGTCGGCGACGACGTGGTGGTGAAGCGCGCCGGCGACGTGATCCCGGCCGTGGTCGGCCCCGTCGGCGCCGATCCGGACCGGGACCGGCCAGTCTATCTCCCCCCGGACGCCTGTCCCGTCTGCGGGCGGCCGCTGGTTCGCCCCGAGGGCGAAGTAGACCTTCGTCACCTCGAGGGTGGGTGCCCGGCCCAGCTCCGCCGCGCCGTCGAGCACTTCGTGTCCCGGAACGCCATGGACGTGGACGGTCTCGGCACCAAGGGGGCAGCCCTCCTCGTCGATGTCGAGCTCGTCACCGACCTGCCGGACCTCTTCACGCTCCAGCGAGAGGACCTGCTCGCGCTGGAGGGCTTTAAGGATAAGAAGGTCGACAACGTCCTCGCAGGCGTCGAGGCGGCCCGGCACCGTCCGCTCGCCCGGTTGCTGTTCGGGCTCGGCATCCGTCACGTCGGCGAGACGGTCGCGCGCGACCTCGTCGCCCACCACGACAGCCTCGACGCCCTCGCGGCGGCGGCTGGGGAGGACCTGGAAGCCATCGACGGCATCGGGCCCATCGTGGCCGAGAGCGTGGTCGAGTGGTTCAAGGACGAAGCAAACCGGCGAACCGTCGAGGCGCTCCAGGCCGCTGGAGTGAACACCCGCCGCTTGCCGGAGGAGCGCGTCGCGGCAACCCTCGACGCGTCCGCCCCGCTGGCGGGCGTCACGGTGGTCCTCACCGGGACGCTCCCGACGCTCACGCGTCCGCAGGCCAAGGCGCGCGTGGAGGACGCCGGGGGGAAGGTGAGCGGCAGCGTCTCCAAGAAGACGGGCCTCGTGGTGGCGGGCGAGGCGGCGGGCTCCAAGCTCGACAAGGCGACCGACCTCGGCATCCCGGTCGTCGACGAGGCCGGGCTGCTGGCGATCCTCGCCGGGGCGCCCGTGCCCGGCGCCGACCCGACCGCACCCACCGCGGCGCCGGAGCCGGACGCTTCGGCCCCCGCAACGCCAACGATGACGCTTCCCGATGGGGAGACACGCAGCCTGGACGCCCTCGGGACCGACGATCCAGAGCAGGGGGATCTGTTCGGCTCATGA
- a CDS encoding CsgE family curli-type amyloid fiber assembly protein, which yields MRSLVLLTVGTAALVLSPSAMGQEARADSTESFAYGTVLTYRAMLAQSRELRLIPTDPTVRPDDSDPFMGIGRLVVDETLSRTGSYFYDVFYRLWQPPEGARFVSVILSEQPLPGQGTLVSVRLDGELVFQSRLSPREEDAEALAQQAVGFTLRRLPQGDG from the coding sequence ATGCGCTCGCTCGTCCTTCTGACCGTCGGAACCGCCGCCCTGGTGCTCTCGCCCTCTGCGATGGGACAGGAGGCCCGCGCCGACTCGACGGAGTCGTTCGCGTACGGCACGGTGCTGACGTACCGCGCGATGCTCGCCCAGAGCCGGGAGTTGCGCCTGATCCCCACGGACCCGACCGTCCGACCCGACGACTCCGATCCGTTTATGGGCATCGGCCGGCTGGTCGTCGACGAGACGCTGTCGCGGACGGGGAGCTACTTCTACGACGTCTTCTACCGACTGTGGCAGCCTCCGGAGGGCGCACGGTTCGTGAGCGTGATCCTGTCGGAGCAGCCCCTTCCGGGCCAGGGCACCCTCGTGTCGGTTCGCCTCGACGGCGAGTTGGTGTTCCAGTCCCGACTGTCGCCCCGGGAGGAAGACGCCGAGGCCCTGGCACAGCAGGCGGTCGGCTTCACCCTCCGCCGTTTGCCGCAGGGCGACGGGTGA
- a CDS encoding CsgG/HfaB family protein: protein MRALLLAVVSLTLFAGCSARFLQPYHVESPRVAAPRTTVADLLDAVPAPVDPVVVAVYRFRDQTGQYRALENLSTFSTSVTQGATSILMRALEQSGFFVPIEREGLSNLLNERQIISSTRQQYTGPEGEGLGPLPPLLYAGVLLEGGIVGYDSNVLTGGAGARLLGAGGSGQFRQDQVTVYLRAVSVQNGRVLKSVYTTKTLISQKLDGGLFRFVDTDALLETEAGYSTNEPPVLAVTAAIEEAVIALVVEGSRDGLWAFQGPNDSNTQDFLSAYDARAAEDASRDLYDRAPLDASSDGLAVGLSAGIGRIESDYASPGIQPVGAVSLDYPIGNGVSVGVRGEGGLIDVNGTGERFGAGALTLRSRLVPSAQTSPTFTVGLGGLFSPDVPNSPSSYLYATALAGIESRIRPSLGLFLEAGVDYPFYEGLDGLQGSGSVNDNIWVGRGGFVFYTSF, encoded by the coding sequence GTGCGCGCTCTCCTCCTCGCCGTCGTCTCGCTGACTCTGTTCGCAGGGTGCTCGGCCCGATTCCTCCAGCCCTACCACGTGGAGTCGCCACGGGTGGCCGCGCCGCGGACCACCGTCGCCGACCTGCTGGATGCCGTGCCAGCGCCCGTCGACCCGGTGGTGGTAGCGGTGTACCGGTTCCGGGACCAGACCGGCCAGTACCGGGCTCTCGAAAACCTGTCCACCTTCTCCACCTCGGTGACGCAGGGGGCGACGAGCATCCTGATGCGCGCCCTGGAACAGTCTGGGTTTTTCGTCCCCATCGAGCGCGAGGGGCTGTCGAACCTCCTCAACGAGCGTCAGATCATCTCCTCGACCCGTCAGCAGTACACCGGCCCGGAGGGTGAAGGGCTTGGGCCGCTGCCTCCGCTCCTGTACGCGGGGGTCCTGCTGGAAGGCGGCATCGTGGGCTACGATTCGAACGTGCTGACCGGTGGTGCGGGCGCCCGACTCCTCGGGGCCGGCGGGAGCGGCCAGTTCCGGCAGGATCAGGTGACGGTGTACCTCCGCGCCGTCTCCGTGCAGAACGGCCGCGTGCTGAAGTCGGTCTACACGACCAAGACGCTCATCTCGCAGAAGCTCGACGGGGGACTCTTCCGCTTCGTCGACACGGACGCGCTGCTGGAGACCGAGGCGGGCTACTCCACCAACGAGCCGCCCGTGCTGGCGGTCACGGCAGCCATCGAGGAGGCCGTCATCGCCCTGGTGGTCGAGGGCTCGCGGGATGGGCTCTGGGCCTTCCAGGGGCCGAACGACTCCAACACGCAGGACTTCCTCTCGGCGTACGATGCGCGAGCGGCCGAGGACGCCTCCCGCGACCTCTATGACCGGGCGCCTCTCGACGCGTCCAGCGACGGGCTCGCCGTGGGGCTGTCGGCGGGGATCGGGCGGATCGAGAGCGATTATGCCTCCCCGGGCATCCAGCCCGTCGGCGCGGTCTCGCTGGACTACCCGATCGGCAACGGGGTTTCGGTGGGCGTTCGCGGAGAAGGCGGGCTGATCGACGTGAACGGCACCGGCGAGCGGTTCGGAGCCGGTGCGCTCACCCTCCGCTCCCGCCTCGTCCCGTCTGCGCAGACATCGCCGACGTTCACCGTCGGGCTGGGCGGGCTGTTCTCCCCCGACGTCCCCAACTCGCCCTCCTCCTACCTGTATGCGACCGCGCTGGCGGGCATCGAGAGCCGGATCCGCCCCTCCCTCGGACTCTTCCTCGAGGCGGGCGTCGACTATCCGTTCTACGAGGGTCTCGACGGCCTTCAGGGGTCCGGCAGCGTCAACGACAACATCTGGGTCGGCCGAGGGGGCTTCGTCTTCTACACATCGTTCTAG